The DNA sequence gcccatattgtctttagtatcgatttcaaattttcaccatcatatttcaaatttctataaaaagtttcttaaagcctccgtaattcaaaacctctttatctcgatttttttaatgtgaaattcgaaatatacagatttaactgtatgcaatattcccactgcgcggctcataaaattaaacatatttaacaatttgcagaatctatgacaaagaaaggctgcctatacgtggatttaacaaacaatctcatttctaaagcgaagtgtcaaatttcactcaattatcaaaaaattgtcgcagcagagggaggcgtctttatacttgagggtcactgatggagcagattttcaatggcattgggagggggggggcgaagtgaatttttgacctttgttacacagaaaaaagtcgtagtgatttttcttctttttttctttttcttccctcttctttttctcttttttttttcgagactaacgtttttttttggggggggggttgtccccaaaccccccccttagctacgcccctgtgagaaatctatagtttattttttctttcaaacttaaaatggctgaaCAATtatgtacaactgtataatctcgttatcaatttctatgtctatccaattaacctttataaggcttcaaaatgccgaattttatatctgttttacaaaatttctccgggggagaaaccccggccctctaaaattggagatattctatttcccacttaaaagggagccctgcgtcactctcttgataacagctccctctcttaaagtcaattcaaaaaggacagtatgaaaacacacattaatgaaaacaacacacaaaaaagtaaagcatgaacttatgcatcacaggaaacagacaaaaacatgggaatggggggggggtgcaataaaaatgttgctaaaaaaatcctgccccccccccccccccccaggaactcagtcctaaatccgcttATGAATGTatcatattttgtacaatttattCTTTCTCAATGCCAGTTATGTAATGCAAATTTGTATTTTGCTTGatggaacataaaaaaaaaaaaaaaaaaagtggcctGAGAGTTATTTATAAGTTATATTATAATTAAAGtgttaaattaattcattaagtATCAAAGCAAATCCTTTTCTGTGATGAAAAATcctgaaaagaaataatttattgtcTTTTAATTAtggcggtcaaaatgaccgctacTAGTACTTCTAGGTATATGGAAAACttagtctttctagtgttaattgaAAACAGCAGTAAGTATTCACCATTAGCacgcaattatttttgaaaaatcaaaagaaaaatcaattattgaatattcatgagaTAATTTATACAGATTAAAGAAAACTAAAGATGTTTTAAACGatatctgggaatataaaagtgctactttcaGAGCTTTGGAAAAAGTACATTTATTGGACTGGTTTTGGAAGGAAAAGtcatatgttacttttatgcaaagttacatcaatatttgctaggtggaaaaaagctctttttttcttcaatgcattacatgaaacaactccaaaaagaaaagaattctgttatactaatattatatgttttagagaaaaagtacaataaaacttAGCATAAAAGCAGGGTTGCATTTTTGACGCCACATGTTAAAAACTGATTGAAAGCTCAAAAATCTGTTAAGAATGCCAAATACTaacattttaattacaaatacATTCATTATTgacatttttcataaacatataagttttccttatgctgaaaaattatttaaatataatttacacATCATACattgagttaattaaaaaataaataaatatatttttgggtaCAGATTGCCCCCATTGTTTTTCACTATAGGGCCATTTCACAACATTTTGGACAAATGTAGAGTCCCTAAtgtgacactttttttttgccataattaTTTAACTTACTCAGGGCTGAACTGGACCGTTAAAACAGCCCGGGCGATTATACAAAATCAGCCCTTAGCTCACTGGTAAATCTACTCCCCCCCCCAGGGACGTAACCAGGGCCGTAGCCAGGGGTAGGCCAGGGGAGGCGCCGCCTGCCCTGAGAGAAGTTTCTCCTCCCCTAAgctactaaactttttttttaagcgaaGAAGTTTTTTGCTGTGTccgtaaaatgaaataatttcaatgtcAAGAATTGAATTGCTAAAAAATTCCTCTTTGAATCACATCTGAGTTTTCGAAATTCCTTCTTGGCTACTTCAGAATGGAATTAGCCTGAAGTCTCTATACCCTGCCGAAGAAAGGTTTCCAGAAAAATTACCCGAGGGATATACTAAGACACCCCGTTGTTCAGGGTTTGCTGTCGTCGTCGTCCAGTAGTAGCAGCAAAAATATCAGTACATTGTAAAGACTGTCGGCGACAGAGGTCTTTGGGACTGATTAGCTTTGAGCCTAAGGAGATTTGTCGTTGACGTTGACCCCACCTCGTCACCCCTGTTGGGCATTCGAAGTCTggtccccctcccttttttgttGCTATGTCTCTAGTTCCGAGAAGTAGTCGGTGGATGACTAAAAACACGTGCTTATAACTTTCGGTTTGCTTATTGCTTCGAAAGGGAACGAATGAGAACTTTGACAGAAATGTTTCCGTCTCCTTTTTGAGTTTTGATTAATTACATACTGCATCACAGAGGTAAGAAGTTACTGcttcataaaaagaaattattggcctcgttttttttttttttttttttttttttttttttttttttttttaatattagtggGTATGTCCCATTTCAACGTTTATGtgctttaacttaaaaaaaaaaaaaaaaaaaaaaaatctgtcgttGTAACGTTTATCGATGCAATTGTGTTTTAGGATACTGTTATTTGatacttttaaacatttaactaTATTAGCAGACAAACCCTTAccttttcttggaaaaattcctGCAACATTCTAAAGTAGATAGTGATGAGTTTTCTGTAAACTAGTGAtggcatttttttcctttaattgtgAGTAGAGAAGCAATTGAAAGTTATATATTTGTTGACACCAATGTTATCATTTCCAAGATACTTCCTGACAATATTGCAGTTTAAATTGAAACTAATTCAGatgaaaaacataataaaagcaaCGACTATAGCAAAAATGTGAAGAGTTTGAAGGTGAATTACCCTCAATGTATTCAATagcttttgaaatgaaaaaaaagcttcaaatgttTTTGAAGCCAGGAGTGAAAATTACGATGTTTTTTGGGCCTTGagtatttcttgaaaaataatgatgcAAGAAAGGTACAATAAgacatttcaaaacaaattgacTGGCCTCTTTGTTAAtgtacagaaataaaaattaagtcaactctcgataacttgaagtcccaagggaccagctaaaacgttcaagttattggtagtttgagttatggaaagtttccacagcagtctcaagagtttaagacccaatgaaaactttgagataaaggaatattcgagttataagttTCGAGTTATCAAGATCCGGCTGTACAGAGAAAGCAAGTATGTATAAATATTTATGGTTTTTTTACAAACCCGTTTTTTTGCGTTTATAGTTATTACCCATTTTTCGTTATAAGTGAGTTAGACTGTATTTCAATATTTCATAGTGAAGTTTGATTATATTCATGTAACTAGTTCAGCTAAAAGTATTTCTTTGTACTTGCAGGATGCTGTTAATCTCCCATCAAGACCCTTTCTCCACAACTCCACTTTAATAGTATCTCTGACTGTATTCTTCGTTATTTCAATGATGTACATCAGATGTGTGTTAGCTGAAAGAATAGGATGGATTTTTCTAATTGCAGTGATATCTCACCACTTACGAGATTCCTTGCATCGAGGCCTTCTTTTATGGCCCTATGCCACCCAACAGATAGCCTTCGTTCACGTTTTAATATGCACTTATTTTTTCCCGCTCGGACTTGGTTCATTGCTGCATGTCCTTAAAGTTGATTCTGTTGTCCAAGACAAGCCAGACATTTTAATTGTGTGAATGAGTATTGAAGTGTAACATCAGAATACAAAGACCTTTCAGTTCTTATTTTTAGAGACATTGTACGGAACTAATTAAGCCTGATTCGCCCATTTGTCATAGATGGATACTTAAGCAAGATAAAGTAGTTATACCAAATTAAGTTTATACCTCTCTTTGTCTTCTCTAATATGGGTATACAGGTatatttttatcctaaaatatcaatttatacAAATCAGGTAAACACACAAAAGGACGTAGCACAGTAAAGGAAAGGGATAAAAAAGCAAACAGACAAGAAATGAGGAGGGGTAGATATGGGGGTAGACAAGAGTTTGATCATAAGGACTATTCCACCGTAATGTGTGACATTTttggatacatatttttttcagttctttttcATTAGCTCAGCGTCAAAAAATCAAGCATTGGTTAatataggggcattccaaggtatttttgacatttatgtagagtccgtaacatgaccttttttgccataactttttaatttactgtttgattagcatattattttattttgatctttaccaaccaacctaccagctcaaattaaaataatttgcaaatcaaacggtaaattaaaaagttatggcaaaaaaaggtcacgttacggactctacataatgtcaaaaataccttggaatgcccctataacaattcataatataaatattcccagttttttataactaaatattaattttataaaacttgtagTGGTGCTCGCAGATAACCCGAGTcgaaaaatcataggaacatcgaTTTTCGTCAGATGACAATGAGGTAAATAAGCAATCATCATTTTATtactcaaaaaaaataataatctcacTTTTCCTTGGACACTGAAGTCTTTTCCTTAGTTTTTTCTTGTCTCTCAGTATCGTAAGTTGGACTAAGGTGGTTCATCCATCCTCATTACTTCTGGTAAGGCTCCTAGCGAGCTCAGCAGGGGTGCCCCCATCtgagccccctccccctcaaagagCCAGGGCGCACCTCCATAAATATTGCAAAGCTCCCCCCAAAAAAGCAAGAGCCACCCCCTAAAAAGTAAAAGATactcctcaaaacaaccccctctaaaaatttcaatggtgcagtcttcaccatgacccccccccccaggtgggcacccctggtaaaGGTGGCCTCCTTTACTATTAATGCATCTGgaaatccaaattttaaaagcttgtttaaatttgttttctaatgGTTTGCTCCTATTTAAACTATACAGttgaaccttgatatctcgaacctccttatctcgaaacccttgatgactcgaaaaaacatttttcccctgcattttctataaaaacccctatgtattttccatagttatctcaaaatttacttttcggAACCCTtcatatgtcgaaatttttgcacagaagcaagtttcagttgtcgtttttctttggcaatttttgtattaaaacaaGTTCCAGGGATCAGTTTTCATCTTtcttcttggaaactttgtgattaggggattgaagcaagataatagggaagtgttggtatgaaaggggtgctgtattttccccagagtttagaatctttgtgcatttctctcgaacatgttgtccacttgaggaaagggggttgatttttcgccagtcagttttcaagtgaaaacggaaaatgcgttcctcatttccatcattctgcttttttaactacTACAAAATggctcttgaaaatttttttgaatgtggGTAGCTATTAgttgaagataagaatttttaaatttttaggtgaaaaacaaagttgaaattgttgttcatttcaaaatctcttccaGCTGCACAGGAACAGATTTTTCAAGATAACATTTCAAATCtggtaaaatattgaagactactttattgatcgtaattcaaagtggtcgcatagtatatatataaatgcatatagcatatgtgtgtaattgtgagagtttctacagggtggcgacagatcagggaaatcagggagatcagggaaaagtcagggaactttattaatcagggaaaaatcagggaaatatcagggaattttgaaaaaataacaaaaaatcagggaaaattgattttatgaaggaaaaaaaatgtttttttttgctttacaaaattaaatactctaattccctacgcattttccgccaattatctgttcgaaaaaagtaaaattaatgaggtgcgattatacactgccccatatttgtgcattttttttcctcaacgtcaaagtattgaatcttacttattaaccacaggatggacttattaagattgcttctgtgtctgttaggttgtttattttacctagcttgaaatttccttttacgctttcaatgctacgtaaaataaacaaccatacacgCAAAGAGGAAggcttcattaatgccttagctccgttGACTTTATCCCACTGTCTCGatgtaattagcgtactgtaatcacgatttcaagaagaaatctttggtttttaaattaatactataaaagcttaaaagttattacttctttgggtttttaatttaattgctaaaaaaaaattttcaattaaaagaactttgttttttgccgttatactatttgttgtcaccgcagattataaaggttttcttttcttcagacttaagtaattttttaattttataaccaagttgtattcttttatatattttgatattaactaattgcttttttttttcttgcattcaaagttgtttgttacaaaagcaatctaagatttttttttcgttacatactgaaatcatttgaaatagagttaacttgtgaacttaagtagatatttttattttttttattgttaaaatgctgtattcattcattaaaacctatattttagattagagaaaagctccttatgaatggatgtcaaatggattcatctgttttgcataaatatgtcaattagttagataagaataactacattacttctattctttcactatttttattcttgcagcaattattatactgtttgaaaacttagttcaaaataatttcaattactttttagttttatcataaatacacatatgttttaaagagtaattttaatagtttcttaaatttcttatgctaagtggtttctggaagtgaagtttttttttttttttaattttctataatctttccatgtataaaaatttaatatactgttttgttggtttttctttccttccaaaaaaattgtcttgttttttttttgttttttttaaaaaccattttattaaaaaagtagcatctttttaaaatatatctttagttcaacaactttacacaacttaaaacgtttaaaatacttcatttaatacaaacatacaatggatttcaagtagagcaaagaaagaaaaccattatcattggtaacgtaaatcagggaaatttggtgaacttgatcagggaaatcagggaaaagtcagggaactttttttcacagttcctgtcgccaccctgttctagtgcaatttttgtaaaaccttgataactcaaaaacttgatttttttccccgtcccgagagatttgagatatcgaggttatATTGTATTTCTTTTGGTGAtgctatgaaaattttcaatgcagCATTAGGAAGAACTAGTGATGtggattgggtaaatacccagcgggtaggtaaatattttttgggtatttacccaaggcctgggtaaatacccaaaaactgggtattttacaaaaaaaaaatgcaaaaagtgaatggaatattttttttaaatctaaacatgaaacgagctgatgtgtgcatcacatgacttccttttactctaatttaatgtcattttctcattattggcagttttaatatgatcgaatagtttactctctaaatatcaccaacagtgaccaaattgaaaccagattttaaaaaaaatgccaaatttgtcgccaagtttggcgaccaaaagactgccgatatatcgccaagtgtccgccaaattataacaccacttgagtttatatcgaaattaacaatgatgttccccaggggcggcatttcaccatttcatttggggggtctaatttcttaaatatgtataaccccaaagcgaaaccaaacacacattagctagcAAGaatttgtcataaaatcggtttaatataaataaaattagtgtttagaaacaattaaaattttgattcattgactaaaaagttatcatacaaaacatgtCGCTACTaaaattttataccttttggaaaagttataatgcatgatttttggaattcggaagagcaggaaaTCGTGTTaagttactaatctatcagtgcccaatgtcttgctgttttgccagttcagctaaatggaaaaggttttgattttttttatcccccccccctttgtgctTCTCTAAACTCCTGAGACATGTAAAagaatctttctctactagctgagctgattgtaatagttaaaaaataattgaagtaacacaaagttatgtatgaaaacactttttgtatcttgctcttcaaaatcacccaggctacttcaaaaactgtgaggtgCATAAACTTTTCatgattgaataatctagtcatgtcggcgctctcagcttcaatgagatatcatctgcctcaagctctgttattcactattccagactgatgagtccataacaaggacgaaactggttttaactcttaaagattatcttgtgtcactccgcgattgcataattatagagccctgtaaaaggtatttggttgataaaAATCACATGcacttttaagaagtttctatgaaagcattataatatattgagcagctgaaacgtgtttctagcagaaggaAAGCGATGAacattcattaaataaatatacacttaaaaaatgacgtaaaagtgaatgaaaaatatcaaggaattttcttgtgaaaaccatgcagccgcACCACTTCTCACGAGCCTCTCAtgttggacataccatcgttactcTGGGcgcacaagtgtgaaatatttagcctatatgaggcagtgtcttctttagttaaaattaaccatggttctctatcagttttctgtgttctgaaaaagctgaaaatacttcatgaatttctaagtcattatccgaataacgaaaaacactttttctagtctgagaatgtgtcgagtttcatcaaatagttgctgagaaccagcgagatttccgacttacatgaattgaattcacccattttctatcattcttttcaaaaaatttgggggtgcgaacgccccctcttgacccccctatttgccgcccctgatgttcccccaaaaaggggcaaaagaccccatttggagcatccgaatgcaaccaaaaaggaaggtgcacaactagaccccactaagagtctatgtaccaaatttcaactttctagggcattccattcttgagttatgcgacacacatacacacatacatatgtacatacagacgtcacgagaaaactcgttgtaattaactcgaggatcgtcaaaatggatatttcgggtgtctgtacgttcctaggcacatatccacgtgtggttgggttgaaaaaaaaaactcaacattcatttggggctcagcaaaatggaaattaaggctgatttttgggtgaaatttttttcgcgaatacaatacgtcCTTTTTTGTAATTACAAGGAAGTAATAATTGGCAAAACTGTTACATGCATATGTATTacaaagtttataatatttttttattgaagacttgatgaaattatgaaagaaacatatcgtgaaccaaagaatctttctttcacatgtcataattggagaagtataagcaattcaatgatgaacttcaggatttcaaaatcacaatgtaggttagtcatatccaaaatgagaaaaaaaaggaagcatgagggatgtttggaagaataaactgagaagttattaagacactgtgatgttatttatttattttattgctgtttaagtgataacgtggcaaatatagaaacagttttcacattaataagtaaaaaaaatcaaaatattgctttttgttGCCTTGCTCATCTGTATTTGCTCCTCGgtcttcatgatgaaaatttattccaactatttttaatacacgcaattagtgatgtagggtaggaaggtaaatattttttggggtatttatccgaaggcaggatAAATTCCCTAATGACTGcgaattttgccaaaaaaatttagGCGGTATCAAAAGatgatgattttcttttaaaaaaacataaaccgtaaaacatcttcaaacacattttactgaaaaaggaatgatcaagtatttttatgctaacatttatgttgtactgcatttatttttagtattaaattgttttgttctttaaattaagACATTGTAAAACAGCTGTAATGTCTCTATTTTTTCTCATACTCAATACTTATGCTAGAAGTACAATAAAAAGAGAgagtcaaaatatcaaaataaaataagccAAATAAGGACTGTTTGTGATTGACGTGAGCGAAACCTCAGTGTCCAACGCGCGCATGCGCAGACTTTTAAAATAAGACTTATCAGAACTTTTTCTGGCAACTGTAGAGTAGAATTTAGAGTAGAAATGGATACACTAGAATGTAGTCGCTAAGTTTTTCGCGctgtaaataaaagctttttttccatattatttcGAGTAGAATTGCTTACCTTTCAACAAGTTTTGATTTAGAACAATGCATGTATCTTCGCACCCAAAGAACAAATCCACTGAACCACGATAGAAAGATAGAGCCAAACATTTTGGTGCAACTGGACCGGGAAGCGACGAACATCATTGCCATTAGATGCAAGGTAAGCAATATATTtgagaacattttaaataattgttcaGTAGAAATATAATATGGAGCttgaactttcaaaaaagaaacgATCGAGAGCTGTTCTGAAAGGAATAGTTACTAAATATGTGAACAAATTAGATGTTGAAGTATTAGATTCTTATAATGTAGGAACATTACAAGAACATCTTGATTATTTAACTGAAATGTCGaaacaaattaaagaaatagaTAAAGAAATTCAAGATATAATTAGCGATGAAAAAGAATTTGACACAGAAATTGTAGCGGCCGTTGAATATGGCCAGAAAATAGTtgttttgatttctaaaatttCTGCTCAGttgaaaatgaagcaaaacacGCGACAATTTGACTCTAATATACAAGCAATTTCCAATGCACAAGAAAACATTGAAAGTTCAAGCATTGATAACAATGTTTATTTGAATAGAAATGTTTCTGCTGATTGTTCGAGAAATATTAAATTGCCTAAATTgtctattgagaaatattttgGTAATCCTTGTCAATGGTTGGAATTTTTTAATCAGTTTCAAAATTCTATAGATAAGAATGATAGTTTGACAAAAATtgacaaattttcatatttaaaatccTTATTAGGAGGTGCAGCATTTAACGTTGTAAATGGTTTTGCACTAACagatgaaaattatgagaaagcTTTGACATTGTTAAAACAGAGATTTGGTAGAGAAGAGCTTGTTATTAATGCTCATAtgtcaaaattattaaatttgcatCCTGTAAAAAATTCCAACAATACATTTGCTCTTAGAAAGTTATATGATACTGTAGAAGTGCAAATCAGAAGTCTTGATTCTTTAAATGTAACTTCTGGTATGTACGGACACTTATTGCTTCCTATTCTTATAAAATTAATACCTGAAGAAATAGCTTTAGATTTCAATAGAAAACGTTTGAGTAATCTTTCGAATGGGACTGATTTTGATGTTTTAGAACTTTTAAACTTTCTGAAGGTTGAAATCGAATGTAGGGAAAGTAGCTTTCTGCTTCataagcaaaaagaagaaaaaccgaAATCATTTTCTCGCGAGCCAGACAAGCTGCCGAAGCCTGGCGCCACAGCAGATCATAGACAAAACACTTGTAGCAAAGCATTTGATCCGAATTTTTCATTGCGTAGTCATAATTCTTCTAGAGCTCATGAATATTTAGCACCGATTTATGAAAGCAAATGCATTTTCTGTAATGATTCACATGACTcagaaaaatgtaataatttaagTGTTAATGAGAAgaaagaaatacttaaaaaacaAGCCAGATGTTTTCTGTGTTTGAAATCGTTTCATAAAATTCGTGAatgcaagaaaaaagaaatgtgtgatatttgtaatttgaaacatAGCAGAGCTATTTGTTATCAGTTGGAAAACAAGCGTAATGCGAAAAAGGAAGAGATTGAAAATAAAGTTGTTTCCGCTGTCTCTCGGTGTAATAATGATAGCTCTGGTAATAATAAGATAGGAATAACTTCAAGCaataatattttgttacaaacttgttctgtttttgtaaaacattctgAAAAAGGTACATACGCGCCTTCTCGACTATTGCTCGACAACGGTTCGATGAGGAGTTTTTGCACGCGTgaaattgcatttaaattaaaacttcctgtTGTTAAAAGGGAAACTTTATCTGTATATGCATTCGGGTCAAAACAAGGAATTGAAAGGGAATATGATGTGGTAAGGATGAAGTTAGAAAATAGAAACGAACCTTCGCTTAACATTGAAATTGATGCCTTAGTGACCGATCAAATATCTGCTACTAATTTGCCTGCTCCTAATTTGAATATTAGAAAGTCGCATATAAAATTAAGAGGTTTACAACTCGCGGATATTTACGAcgacaaaaacaataaaattgaaatattgattgGAGTGGATTATTATTATGATATTGTATCGGGAAGGCTAAAAAGGCTAAATGACAAACTTGTAACTTGTGAAACTATATTTGGGTGGTGTTTAATTGGTAAAAGTGATATTACCAATGATTTGTTGAGTATGAAGGTTTTCgtagaagagaaaaatatttcagatcAATTAAGGGAATTTTGGGAACTCGAAAATTTAGGTGTTGAATCTGAAACGGTAAAAGAAAACAATTCAGATgaagaattaatgaaaaaatttgaatCGGGGATTACTTTCAATGATGGTCGCTATAAAGTTAAGCTTCCCTGGAAAGCTGACATGAAACCGTTGTTGAATAGTAATGAAGACGTAGCGAAAAGAAGTTTTCTAAGGTTgagaaatactttcaaaaatgatcccgctcatttttatgaatataaatcAGTTTTGGACAGCTACATAAATGAACATATTATTGAACCTGTCCTGGGAAAGAATGAAATCGAAAAAAA is a window from the Uloborus diversus isolate 005 chromosome 6, Udiv.v.3.1, whole genome shotgun sequence genome containing:
- the LOC129224560 gene encoding transmembrane protein 267-like, with protein sequence MILKLFYDLSFLKKQFLLILTLWFVYYAGHFIFHKKSVQKSLLRKAIVDSSCHMLIANISWLIFISWEKLTFTSVWETLLCGILASLIDSDHFVTAKSLQLRDAVNLPSRPFLHNSTLIVSLTVFFVISMMYIRCVLAERIGWIFLIAVISHHLRDSLHRGLLLWPYATQQIAFVHVLICTYFFPLGLGSLLHVLKVDSVVQDKPDILIV